A window from Candidatus Rickettsiella viridis encodes these proteins:
- the wrbA gene encoding NAD(P)H:quinone oxidoreductase — translation MPYVLILYYSRYGAVAKMAQQIARGIGEVTGIEARIRTVPEVSTVCETTSPDIPSEGPPYASVEDVSDCSGLILGSPTRFGNMAAPLKHFVDHLSRLWFSGTLVNKPAGFFSSTSSLHGGQETTLISMMLPLLHLGMLVVGVPYTEADLSTTQTGGTPYGPTHMAGKDSKNPLSDEEKRLCKALGKRVATIAKCMNGLPRT, via the coding sequence ATGCCTTATGTACTCATTCTTTACTATAGCCGTTATGGTGCTGTTGCCAAAATGGCGCAACAGATTGCACGCGGTATCGGAGAAGTCACCGGTATAGAAGCACGGATTCGTACGGTTCCTGAAGTGTCTACGGTTTGCGAGACCACCTCCCCTGACATTCCTAGCGAAGGACCGCCTTATGCCAGCGTTGAAGATGTAAGCGACTGTAGTGGATTAATCTTAGGCAGTCCGACGCGTTTCGGAAATATGGCTGCTCCCTTAAAACATTTTGTTGATCATCTGAGTAGGCTATGGTTTTCAGGTACGCTAGTTAACAAACCGGCTGGTTTTTTCTCTTCTACCTCTAGCTTGCACGGTGGACAAGAAACAACCTTGATCAGCATGATGTTGCCACTGCTGCATTTAGGCATGCTCGTGGTTGGCGTACCTTATACAGAAGCTGATTTATCCACCACGCAAACCGGCGGAACGCCGTACGGCCCTACACACATGGCCGGAAAAGATAGCAAAAATCCCCTTAGTGATGAGGAAAAACGGCTTTGCAAAGCGCTGGGAAAAAGAGTTGCTACCATTGCTAAATGCATGAATGGATTGCCGCGCACGTAG
- a CDS encoding Rpn family recombination-promoting nuclease/putative transposase yields the protein MTIKIYNPHDRIFKKFFTDIEVVKEFINAYFPKALQKKCDFSTLKIELGSFVEEDLRQHHSDILYSLKIDGITGYVYINVEHQSTPDELMPFRMLRYKLAIMKQHLDQGHKKLPAVIPMLFYHGKKQPYPFSLALIDCFEDVEFAKNYFFNSPLLVDISQVSDEKLTEHKVLGSLELVQKHIFTRDLEGIASALVRLMQASQIQLAHELFNALVYYMLSQGETSSVQKVIAVLLTIEDYREDVMNAAQQLKQQGLQQGLRQGRKEGRYEVAKDLLAAGMPIEQVRKLTKLPHLDLTESEKA from the coding sequence GTGACGATTAAAATTTATAATCCGCATGACCGCATCTTTAAAAAATTTTTTACTGATATTGAGGTTGTTAAGGAATTTATAAATGCCTACTTTCCTAAAGCGCTGCAGAAAAAATGTGATTTTTCGACGTTAAAAATTGAGTTGGGTTCTTTTGTTGAGGAAGATCTTCGTCAACACCATTCTGATATTTTATATTCCCTTAAAATAGACGGGATCACAGGTTATGTTTACATTAATGTCGAACACCAAAGCACGCCAGATGAACTGATGCCTTTCCGTATGCTACGTTATAAGTTAGCGATTATGAAGCAGCATCTCGATCAAGGACATAAAAAGTTACCGGCTGTGATTCCAATGCTTTTTTATCATGGGAAAAAGCAACCTTATCCTTTTAGTTTAGCACTCATCGATTGCTTTGAAGATGTGGAATTTGCTAAAAACTATTTTTTCAATTCACCGCTATTGGTAGATATTAGCCAAGTTTCGGATGAGAAATTGACTGAGCACAAGGTATTAGGATCCTTAGAGCTTGTACAAAAGCATATTTTTACTAGAGACTTAGAGGGTATTGCTAGCGCCCTAGTCAGATTAATGCAGGCTAGCCAGATTCAGCTTGCCCATGAATTGTTTAACGCCTTGGTGTATTATATGCTTTCACAGGGAGAGACTTCCAGTGTCCAAAAGGTTATTGCAGTCCTGTTAACTATTGAAGACTACCGAGAGGATGTTATGAATGCAGCACAACAACTAAAACAGCAAGGGTTACAACAAGGGTTACGTCAGGGTCGCAAAGAGGGTCGTTATGAAGTGGCTAAGGATCTTTTAGCAGCGGGTATGCCTATAGAGCAGGTAAGAAAATTAACTAAACTGCCTCATTTAGATTTAACCGAGTCTGAGAAAGCCTAA